The genomic stretch AGGTACGGGTGCTCGGTCACCTTGCCAAACCGTCCGGCCGATGTTATCACCAGCGAAGAGGGGGGGACTTTCCCCGATCCGGATGAACTGGATGATGGGCTCTTCGGGGCGGTCAGGAGCGCAGCGGCTCTCCTCCAGCCGGGGAAGATCAGGGTTCACGATTTCATCCTGACCCGGGCCCTCGGCCTGGAAAGTATGGAGCCGTCGGGGTGCGAGGCCGCCAACGCCATCGCTTTCATCGACGGGGAGGGCATTGTGTATCCTTGCGAGACGCTCGGGGTGCCCATGGGTGACCTTGGCCGGGAGGAGCTGGAGGCAATATGGGCGTCCCCTCTTCGCGCGCGGGTGCGCACGGATGTGGGGAAGATGCCGGGAGTCTGCGTCCGGTGCCCTGAGCTGACGATGTGCCGGGGAGGATGCCGGGGAGCGGTTTACCACCTCAAGGGGCACTACCTGGCCCCTGACCCCATGTGCCCCTTATCTTGTAACAGTGGCTGATGATATGCAGGCAGAAACAATGGAAACAACCATGAGCAATAAGATCATCTACCTTAACAACGCGGCGGGAAGCTGGCCCAAACCGGACCAGGTCATCGACCGGATGGTGTGGGCCGCCACCGAATTCCCCTCCACCCCGGGACGGGGCGGGTCAGGGGTCCGCAGTGAAAAGGTCCTGTTCGACACGCGGGAGTCGCTGGCCTCCCTCATCGGCGCTGCCGACAGCTCCCGCATCATCTTCACGCCCAACACCACCGCGGCCCTGAACCTTGCCATCGCCGGCCTGGTCAGGAGCCGGGACCATGTCGTCACCACCTCCATGGACCACAACTCGGTAGCCCGTCCCCTTGCCCGTCTCGAGGACCGGGAAGGGGTCGAGGTGACGAGGGTCCAGGCTGGAACAGACGGAACCGTGACGGTCTCTGCCATCCTGGAGGCGGTGAGGCCCGAAACAGCCCTCGTCGTAATGACCCACGCCTCCAACGTCACCGGGACCATCCAGCCGGTCAGTGAGGTCGGGCCGGCTCTGCGAGCCATGGGAGAGGGGAGACCCCTGCTCCTTGCCGACGCAGCCCAGACCGTCGGTGTCCTGCCTGTCGATGTTACCCGGGACGGGATCGACCTGCTGGCCGCTCCCGGGCACAAGGCCCTTTACGGCTCCTCGGGTACGGGGTTCCTCTATGTAGGTCCTGATGTGGAGCTCGAGCCGATCGTCGAGGGGGGAACGGGCGGCCATTCCTCCCTGAGGCGTCAGCCCGAGATGCTGCCGGCGCGCCTGGAAAGCGGCACTCCCAATATCCCGGGTATCGCCGCCCTTGGAGCGGCCGTGGAATTTATCACCGGAAAAGGTCTGGACACGATCCGGCAGCACGAGGCCCGCCTGATGAGGGTCCTCATCGATGGGCTAAGCCCGATCCCGGGGGCGCATCTCTTCGGTCCCTGCGACCCCGTCCGCCAGCTGGCTGTCCTCTCCTTCAGGCTGGACGATATGGATCCCGCCGAAGTGGCCACGTTCCTCGCTGAGGTGAAAGGTATTCACGTTCGGGTCGGTCTTCACTGCTCCCCCTTTTCCCACAAGACCCTGGGCACCTGGCCCGAGGGCACGGTGAGGGTCAGCCCCGGCGTCTTCAATACGGAAGAGGATGTCCAGGCCCTCGTGGAAGGTGTCACGCAGCTGCAGGAGATGAGGGGTGCCTGACCAGGACCTTGTCGTCGTTTTCCCCACCGCCCACCTGACTCTGAAAGCGGAGAGCTTGCTGGAAAAGGCCGGGGTGAGGCACAGGACTGTCATGAAACCGAGGAGGATCTCCAGCGACTGCGGATTGGCGATCCGCATTGACCCCGGCGATCTGCAGCGCATCCGCAAACTTCTCGAGGAAAGTAATACAGACCCGGTGGGCTTTTTCATGGAATCGGGCGGCAGCTGGGAACCTGTTTCCCGTCAGGAGGATGGTTGAGGTGAAAGTGGTCAACGTCCTTCCCGATTCCACGCTGTTTCCCAACGGTTGTGTGGCGGCGGTCGGCAACTTCGACGGCGTTCACCTCGGCCACCAGGAGGTTTTCGCCACTGCCGTGGCCCGTGCCGGGGCTTTCGGCCTGCCCGCAGTTCTCCTCACCTTCGCCTCCCATCCGCTGACGATTGTTAACCCCGGGGCGGCCCCCGCTCCCCTGATGACGGTGGACGATCGGCTGGGCATCGCCCGGCAAACGGGTTTTGAAGCCGCCATCGTCCTCGATTTCGACCAGGAGCTTGCCTCCATGTCCCCCGAAGAGTTCGCCGCCCGCATGCTTGTGGAACGGATAGGCATCCGGGAACTGGTGGCGGGAAAGGGGTGGCGCTTTGGCCGGGGACGCTCCGGGGATATGGAATGGCTTTCCGGTTTCGGCCAGGGGGCCGGGTTAACCGTGAGAGGGGTCGGTCCCGTTATGATAGAGGGCCGCCCTGTGTCCAGCACCTGGGTGCGGGAATCCCTTGCCCGGGGCGATGTAGGCGAAGTGGCCCGGCTTCTTGGCCGGCCCCACTTTGTGCGGGGCACGGTCATCCGGGGGGAGGGCCGGGGTCGGGATCTGGGTTTCCCCACGGTAAACCTGGATTGCCACGGGGTGCTCGTTCCGGCCCATGGTGTCTACGCCGGCGGGTACAGGGTCGGCGAGGCGTCAGGTCCCGCGGCCCTGTCCGTTGGTCCGGCACCGACCTTCGAGGGTGGTCACGGTATTGTCGGCTCCGGTCCCCGTGCCGCCCTGGAAGGCCATCTCATCGGCCTTGACCGCGACCTTTACGGGCAGACCCTGACCATCGCCTTTTTCCGGCGGCTCAGGGACCAGCGGCCCTTTCCCGATGTCGACACACTTTCCCGGCAGATCGCCCTGGATGTGGAAGCGGCCCGCAAAGAATGTTTGGCGTTTGAGATTTGCACCCAAAACCCAAAACCCTGAACTCAAAACCCGAGCGAAGCGCAGCGTGCACATGGAGGAGATCCGGTCATCCTAACCACTGTTGATCATCCCGGGGAAGCCCGGTCAAAGCGTTTCACCACGGTCCGGCTTGCGGTGGTTATCTTCCTGGCGGCTGTCCTGACTTTTGCGGTGACCCTCGGTTTCGATTACACCTGGGATGATCCACCTCTCGTGACAAGGGTCCATGAGGCCCTGTCCGGCGGCAAGGTCTCCCAGCTCTTCACGACCAGCTTCTTCGTTCAAACCGTGCAGAGCGCACGGTACTTCCGGCCGGTGATGATGGGAAGCCTCCTGGGAGATGTCGTTCTGACGGGCGGCTCCCCGTGGTTTTCCCACCTCGTTAACGTCCTGATCCACGGGATCAACGCTGTCCTCGTTTTTTTTCTCTTCAACCTGATCCTGGGGAGCAGGCCAGGAGCCCTGGCGGGAGCGCTCCTCTTCGCGGTCCACCCCGTCCACGCGGAGGCCGTATCGGCCGTGTCCAGCCGGATGGACCTCATGGCCCTCATGTTCATCCTTCCTGCCGCGATCCTGTGGGTCTCCCCTGCAGAGGATCGGCAGGAAAGGGTTCTCCTGTCCTGGATGGCGGCTGCCCTTTCGTTCCTGCTCGCCTGTTTCACCAAGGAGACGGCGTTCATGCTCCCGGCCGCCCTCGTGGGCTGGGAGGCGCTCCGGTGGAGGCGGCCGAACAGACAACAGGTGGTCGGCGCCGTTTTCCTGGCGGCGTCGGCCGGTGGGGCGCTGCTGGCAAGAGCGGCAGTCTTCGCCCGGGAGGCGGACAACGGGGTACGAACCGTCAAAGCGGGCGCTCTGTGGCCGGACGCGAACTTCTGGACCAGCCTGAAGATCCTCCTGGTAAACATGCGGTTGGCGGTTTACCCGTTCCCTATCCGGTCCCACTGGGCGGGAAGCGACCTTGTCCTTGGAGGAACCACCTTTCTCGGTGCGGCCCTTTTTATCGCCGCTGTCGGAGCGGCTTTCCGTAAAAGGCGCCACATAGCAGCTATGGGGATCACGTGGTGGGCGGTTTTTACCTTCCCCGTCCTTGGATTTTTCAACCTGGGGCAGGTGGTGGCGGCTGAACGGTATGCGTACATACCCTCGGCAGGTATCTGCCTGATCGCGGGGATCCTGGCGGCAGGTCTGGCCGAGAAACAGCGAAAACGGATGGCAGTGAAAAAGTTATTGACAACCGGGGTCTTTCTCCTGGCCTCCTGGACCGTTTTCCACACCCTTCCCTGGACGGATGAAGTCCGGATCTACCGGCATGTCCTGGGGAGTAATCCCGCCTACGCCACTCCGTATCTGAACCTGGGAGTGGTCCTCGCCCGCGAGGGGCAGTACGAGGAAGCCATGGAGGCTTACAACAGTGCCCTGGAGCTTGTTCCCGAATGGGACAAGGCCCTGTTCAACCGCGGGAACCTTTCATCCAGGATGGGCCGAAGCGCGGAAGCGCTGGCCGACTTCGAAAAACTGCTGGACCTGAAACCGGACGACTGGGAGGCGGCCCTGAACATGGGAAACGTTCTGGCGGCCCTGGGCCGGACCGGGGAAGCCGTCAGCTCCTACGAACGGGCGGCGGTTTCCGGCCCCTCGTCGGGCATGCCCCTCGTCGCCCTGGCCCTCATATCCGCGGGAAAGGGGGATCACGGTGAGGCGGCCCGGCTTTTCGGTGAAGCGGCCGCCCGTGAACCGGACCTGTCCGTGGCGTACGAAGGTCTCGGCGAGTCCTACATGGCCCTGGGTAAACCCGACCTGGCCCAGGGGGCTCTATTGAAGGCCCTGGAGGTGGCTCCGGCAAACGCGCGGGCGGCGATGAAACTTGGCGGGCTTCTCCTTGACACGGGCCGGCCTTCCATGGCCGTACA from bacterium encodes the following:
- a CDS encoding aminotransferase class V-fold PLP-dependent enzyme — translated: MSNKIIYLNNAAGSWPKPDQVIDRMVWAATEFPSTPGRGGSGVRSEKVLFDTRESLASLIGAADSSRIIFTPNTTAALNLAIAGLVRSRDHVVTTSMDHNSVARPLARLEDREGVEVTRVQAGTDGTVTVSAILEAVRPETALVVMTHASNVTGTIQPVSEVGPALRAMGEGRPLLLADAAQTVGVLPVDVTRDGIDLLAAPGHKALYGSSGTGFLYVGPDVELEPIVEGGTGGHSSLRRQPEMLPARLESGTPNIPGIAALGAAVEFITGKGLDTIRQHEARLMRVLIDGLSPIPGAHLFGPCDPVRQLAVLSFRLDDMDPAEVATFLAEVKGIHVRVGLHCSPFSHKTLGTWPEGTVRVSPGVFNTEEDVQALVEGVTQLQEMRGA
- a CDS encoding SPASM domain-containing protein, with product MSDLKFDLPLRIHWRPGSEVSPAIVESIRKANPLAVTVHVEDVEQLAATGLPWEGIPVVVIHNGWRKQTASLPALDVHRWEFPVRGPDEAMALASGGFAGADPARAALRWYPVRGKLRHLAPILELAARYGCSVTLPNRPADVITSEEGGTFPDPDELDDGLFGAVRSAAALLQPGKIRVHDFILTRALGLESMEPSGCEAANAIAFIDGEGIVYPCETLGVPMGDLGREELEAIWASPLRARVRTDVGKMPGVCVRCPELTMCRGGCRGAVYHLKGHYLAPDPMCPLSCNSG
- a CDS encoding tetratricopeptide repeat protein, which translates into the protein MVIFLAAVLTFAVTLGFDYTWDDPPLVTRVHEALSGGKVSQLFTTSFFVQTVQSARYFRPVMMGSLLGDVVLTGGSPWFSHLVNVLIHGINAVLVFFLFNLILGSRPGALAGALLFAVHPVHAEAVSAVSSRMDLMALMFILPAAILWVSPAEDRQERVLLSWMAAALSFLLACFTKETAFMLPAALVGWEALRWRRPNRQQVVGAVFLAASAGGALLARAAVFAREADNGVRTVKAGALWPDANFWTSLKILLVNMRLAVYPFPIRSHWAGSDLVLGGTTFLGAALFIAAVGAAFRKRRHIAAMGITWWAVFTFPVLGFFNLGQVVAAERYAYIPSAGICLIAGILAAGLAEKQRKRMAVKKLLTTGVFLLASWTVFHTLPWTDEVRIYRHVLGSNPAYATPYLNLGVVLAREGQYEEAMEAYNSALELVPEWDKALFNRGNLSSRMGRSAEALADFEKLLDLKPDDWEAALNMGNVLAALGRTGEAVSSYERAAVSGPSSGMPLVALALISAGKGDHGEAARLFGEAAAREPDLSVAYEGLGESYMALGKPDLAQGALLKALEVAPANARAAMKLGGLLLDTGRPSMAVHAFQTALATDPSLVPAWTGLIHAYRVSGKGFEADRLIRGLDVSDPELAVKVRMATGRSR
- the ribF gene encoding riboflavin biosynthesis protein RibF, which produces MVEVKVVNVLPDSTLFPNGCVAAVGNFDGVHLGHQEVFATAVARAGAFGLPAVLLTFASHPLTIVNPGAAPAPLMTVDDRLGIARQTGFEAAIVLDFDQELASMSPEEFAARMLVERIGIRELVAGKGWRFGRGRSGDMEWLSGFGQGAGLTVRGVGPVMIEGRPVSSTWVRESLARGDVGEVARLLGRPHFVRGTVIRGEGRGRDLGFPTVNLDCHGVLVPAHGVYAGGYRVGEASGPAALSVGPAPTFEGGHGIVGSGPRAALEGHLIGLDRDLYGQTLTIAFFRRLRDQRPFPDVDTLSRQIALDVEAARKECLAFEICTQNPKP
- a CDS encoding DUF3343 domain-containing protein yields the protein MPDQDLVVVFPTAHLTLKAESLLEKAGVRHRTVMKPRRISSDCGLAIRIDPGDLQRIRKLLEESNTDPVGFFMESGGSWEPVSRQEDG